The Arthrobacter russicus genome has a segment encoding these proteins:
- the hemC gene encoding hydroxymethylbilane synthase, whose translation MPETFTLGTRGSTLARTQSQQVADQLTAIGGFDVELVQIRTDGDVLTGPLSQMGGTGVFVTALREALLRGEIDFAVHSLKDLPTAPAPGLLLAAVPARAEVRDALCARSHRTLAELAPGAKIGTGSPRRAAQLRAARSDLEVVDIRGNVDTRLARLENDLDAVVLAAAGLARIGRSSAVSELFEDSVMLPAPGQGALAVEIAATAPEPLKAALAALDDPDSRLAVTAERALLARLEAGCSAPVGALAQRRGSLLRLEACVASADGTRVIRGAKATDAFTEVAATLLGIELAEELLADGAAELI comes from the coding sequence GTGCCTGAAACCTTCACGTTGGGCACCCGCGGATCGACGCTGGCCCGGACGCAGTCCCAGCAGGTGGCCGATCAATTGACCGCGATCGGCGGCTTCGACGTCGAGTTGGTGCAGATCCGGACCGACGGCGATGTGCTGACCGGTCCGTTGTCCCAGATGGGCGGCACCGGGGTCTTCGTGACCGCGCTGCGGGAGGCGTTGCTGCGCGGTGAGATCGATTTCGCGGTGCATTCGCTCAAGGATCTGCCGACGGCGCCGGCTCCCGGACTGTTGCTGGCCGCAGTCCCGGCGCGTGCCGAAGTCCGGGATGCCTTGTGCGCCCGCTCGCATCGGACCCTGGCCGAGCTGGCCCCCGGAGCCAAGATCGGCACCGGTTCGCCGCGTCGGGCGGCCCAACTGCGGGCTGCGCGCTCCGATCTCGAGGTCGTGGACATCCGGGGCAATGTGGACACCCGGTTGGCCCGGTTGGAGAACGACCTGGATGCCGTGGTGCTCGCGGCGGCCGGTCTGGCCAGAATCGGCCGTTCGTCCGCGGTCTCGGAGCTTTTCGAGGATTCGGTGATGTTGCCGGCGCCAGGCCAGGGCGCCTTGGCGGTGGAGATCGCGGCCACCGCTCCGGAACCGCTCAAGGCGGCCTTGGCGGCGCTCGACGACCCGGACAGCCGGCTCGCGGTCACCGCGGAACGGGCGCTCCTGGCTCGGCTTGAGGCCGGTTGCAGCGCCCCGGTGGGAGCCTTGGCGCAGCGCCGGGGCAGCCTGCTCCGGCTGGAGGCCTGCGTAGCCTCGGCCGACGGCACCCGGGTGATCCGCGGGGCCAAAGCCACCGATGCGTTCACCGAGGTGGCGGCGACGTTGCTGGGCATCGAGTTGGCCGAAGAACTGCTCGCCGACGGCGCTGCAGAATTGATCTGA
- a CDS encoding uroporphyrinogen-III synthase, giving the protein MSGGTQLRGMSVLVTRSPDRSGALVGALEEAGAEALLLPLIDFEAVDFPVEALARGDYAWLVVSSITTVRALKAAAAARGTSLAELVPNQTRVATIGPSSRKVLEAEGLQVDLAPEDRQSAAGLIEILPQFGGAAVWLPQSDIAAPALAEALRTAGATVTVCTAYRTVDYPARRRLSTELAVGLPDPAAPVLSVAQARERIAQGSLHAVVAASPSAASRIATALAPLGAAKFIAIGEPTAEQAARDGIVVAATAAQPTPEGIVRALIDVRGNSSAHGRTTS; this is encoded by the coding sequence TTGTCCGGTGGAACGCAGCTGCGCGGCATGTCGGTTCTGGTGACTCGGAGTCCGGACCGTTCCGGAGCCTTGGTCGGCGCGCTCGAGGAGGCCGGGGCGGAAGCCCTGCTGTTGCCGCTGATCGACTTCGAAGCAGTGGACTTCCCGGTCGAGGCTCTGGCCCGGGGAGACTACGCCTGGTTGGTGGTTTCGTCGATCACCACGGTGCGGGCCTTGAAAGCGGCAGCTGCCGCACGCGGAACCAGTCTGGCCGAACTGGTCCCCAACCAGACCAGAGTGGCCACGATCGGGCCCTCGTCGCGGAAGGTTCTGGAAGCCGAAGGCCTGCAGGTCGATCTGGCCCCGGAGGACCGGCAATCGGCGGCCGGACTGATCGAAATTCTGCCGCAGTTCGGCGGTGCCGCGGTATGGCTGCCGCAATCGGACATTGCGGCACCGGCGTTGGCCGAGGCGCTCCGCACCGCGGGCGCAACCGTGACGGTATGCACCGCCTACCGCACCGTCGACTACCCGGCGCGCCGGCGGCTCAGCACGGAACTCGCCGTCGGGCTGCCCGATCCGGCGGCTCCGGTGCTCAGCGTCGCCCAAGCCCGGGAGCGGATCGCACAAGGGAGCCTGCACGCCGTCGTGGCCGCTTCGCCCAGCGCCGCGAGCCGGATCGCAACGGCCCTGGCACCCTTGGGCGCGGCGAAGTTCATTGCGATCGGGGAGCCGACCGCGGAACAAGCCGCCCGGGATGGAATCGTGGTGGCGGCGACGGCCGCGCAACCCACGCCGGAAGGAATCGTGCGGGCATTGATCGATGTCCGCGGAAACAGCAGTGCCCACGGAAGGACCACATCATGA
- the hemQ gene encoding hydrogen peroxide-dependent heme synthase translates to MSDTLAESVSKTEGLDPSQTPFTLWTVVKRIGKATVGNGKLGAFDELTGQLAQRGITLRGAYDVSAMRNDADVMLWLVGPSAEGLQQAIRDIRRTELFANTEITWSAMGVHREAEFAKSHIPTYMRAGIEPKQWVCVYPFVRSYEWYILPDEERGRMLREHGMMGRDFPGVLANTVSSFALGDWEWLLGLEADDVLELVDLMRHLRATDARMHVREEVPFYTGRRINAAEIAEVLQ, encoded by the coding sequence ATGAGCGACACTTTGGCAGAATCTGTCAGTAAAACTGAAGGCCTGGACCCTTCGCAGACCCCGTTCACGCTGTGGACCGTGGTCAAGCGGATCGGGAAGGCCACCGTGGGCAACGGCAAGCTCGGCGCGTTCGACGAGTTGACCGGGCAGCTGGCCCAGCGCGGGATCACCCTGCGCGGCGCCTACGACGTTTCCGCGATGCGCAACGACGCCGATGTGATGCTGTGGTTGGTCGGGCCGAGCGCGGAGGGCCTGCAGCAGGCAATCCGCGACATCAGGCGCACCGAGCTGTTCGCGAATACCGAGATCACCTGGTCCGCGATGGGTGTGCACCGGGAAGCGGAGTTCGCGAAAAGCCACATCCCCACCTACATGCGGGCCGGCATCGAGCCCAAGCAATGGGTCTGCGTCTACCCGTTCGTGCGTTCTTACGAGTGGTACATCCTGCCGGACGAAGAGCGCGGGCGGATGCTGCGCGAACACGGCATGATGGGGCGCGATTTTCCGGGTGTGCTGGCGAATACGGTGTCCTCGTTTGCCCTGGGCGACTGGGAGTGGCTGCTCGGCCTGGAAGCCGACGACGTACTGGAATTGGTCGATCTGATGCGTCACCTGCGCGCCACCGACGCCCGGATGCACGTCCGCGAAGAAGTGCCGTTCTACACCGGGCGGCGGATCAACGCAGCTGAGATCGCCGAGGTGCTCCAGTGA
- a CDS encoding ferrochelatase, whose product MAPKEYDAILLASFGGPEGQDDVIPFLRNVTRGRGIPDERLEEVSHHYRAFGGISPINEQNRALKAALEAELAARGIELPVLWGNRNWDPYIPQVLQDAYDAGHRRILTVTTSAYSCYSSCRQYREDLGMALVESGLDGKLEVDKIRQYFDHPGFVEPFIEGTAAGLAKVRAAVGEAGKVHILFATHSIPTRDADAAGASVDEPREFDEGSAYVAQHLAAAAAVVERVDPAADWSLVYQSRSGAPHVPWLEPDISDAMEELAENGVRGVVVVPLGFVSDHMEVVWDLDTEAKETAERLELAFDRVPTPGTHQKFVAGLVDLVCERTVANNIADRPAMTGLGPWYDVCRPGCCANFRGEKPTIAGADTRVGSVAAASA is encoded by the coding sequence ATGGCGCCCAAAGAATACGATGCGATTTTGCTGGCGTCGTTCGGCGGGCCGGAAGGGCAGGACGACGTGATTCCGTTCCTGCGCAACGTCACCCGGGGCCGGGGCATCCCGGACGAGCGGCTCGAAGAAGTGTCGCACCACTACCGTGCGTTCGGCGGAATCAGTCCGATCAACGAACAGAACCGAGCGCTGAAGGCCGCTTTGGAAGCGGAGCTCGCCGCCCGGGGGATCGAGTTGCCGGTGCTCTGGGGGAACCGCAACTGGGATCCGTACATCCCGCAGGTGCTCCAGGACGCTTACGACGCCGGCCACCGCCGGATTCTGACCGTCACCACGAGCGCTTACTCCTGTTATTCCTCCTGCCGCCAGTACCGGGAAGACCTGGGCATGGCCCTGGTCGAATCCGGTCTGGACGGAAAGCTCGAGGTGGACAAAATCCGGCAGTACTTCGACCACCCGGGGTTCGTGGAGCCGTTCATCGAAGGCACCGCGGCCGGACTCGCGAAGGTCCGCGCAGCGGTCGGCGAGGCCGGCAAGGTGCACATCCTGTTCGCCACCCATTCGATTCCGACCCGGGATGCCGACGCCGCCGGCGCCTCCGTCGATGAGCCGCGCGAATTCGATGAGGGCTCCGCCTACGTGGCGCAGCACCTTGCCGCCGCCGCGGCGGTGGTCGAACGGGTCGATCCGGCGGCCGACTGGTCCTTGGTGTACCAGTCCCGCTCCGGCGCCCCGCATGTGCCCTGGTTGGAGCCGGATATCAGCGACGCGATGGAAGAGCTGGCCGAAAACGGCGTGCGTGGCGTGGTCGTGGTTCCGCTCGGTTTCGTCAGCGACCATATGGAGGTCGTCTGGGATTTGGACACCGAAGCCAAAGAGACCGCGGAACGGTTGGAGCTGGCCTTCGACCGGGTCCCGACTCCCGGAACACACCAGAAATTCGTAGCCGGCCTGGTTGACCTGGTCTGCGAACGCACGGTGGCCAACAACATTGCGGACCGGCCGGCGATGACCGGTCTGGGGCCTTGGTACGACGTCTGCCGCCCGGGCTGCTGCGCCAATTTCCGTGGTGAGAAACCGACCATCGCGGGTGCGGACACCAGAGTCGGATCGGTGGCTGCGGCCAGTGCCTGA
- the hemG gene encoding protoporphyrinogen oxidase: MTDGSGSEKSSPAPRPAAAVVGGGMAGLVAARELAHAGCSVTLLEASAEIGGPVAAHEVGGLVLDAGAESYAKRSNALEDLAAQLGLAEQLVDPNPVGAWLEYADGRGEAKAAQLPGHGVLGIPGDLDDPELREILGRTGLLRAKLDGNLPRGVGAKSRSLADLVRSRMGQTVLDRLVSPVVGGVYSTSAADLDPEAAVPGLLAAMREHGSLSAAVAAIRGSSGRAKAGSAVGGLRGGMFQIAQALRTELEELGVEIKRESPVGSIRRTGTAWHLSIPGAELEVDRVVVATEAASAVDLLRGIVPEAESFEAALGDKLRGAALTLLTIVVDLPELDAAPRGTGVLVSEQVKEVAAKALTHATVKWPWLADEEGPGTHVLRLSYREGTEADLPQALSDASALLGQQVREEDVLDWDRVVWTTSVPAAGIGQKARIEAFRDAVQGIDGLAVVGAWLAGNGLVSVISDARAQAQRLA; encoded by the coding sequence ATGACAGACGGATCCGGTTCCGAGAAGAGCAGTCCGGCACCGCGCCCTGCGGCTGCCGTCGTGGGCGGCGGGATGGCAGGACTGGTGGCCGCACGCGAGCTGGCGCACGCCGGCTGCAGCGTGACCTTGCTGGAGGCGAGTGCGGAGATCGGCGGCCCGGTGGCGGCCCACGAAGTCGGCGGCCTGGTGCTCGACGCCGGGGCGGAGAGCTATGCGAAGCGCAGCAATGCGCTCGAAGATCTGGCGGCCCAGTTGGGACTTGCCGAGCAGCTGGTGGACCCGAATCCGGTCGGTGCCTGGTTGGAATACGCGGATGGCCGAGGCGAGGCGAAAGCCGCCCAGCTGCCCGGCCACGGGGTGCTGGGCATCCCCGGCGATCTGGACGATCCCGAGCTGCGGGAAATCCTGGGCCGGACCGGATTGCTCCGGGCGAAGTTGGACGGGAACCTGCCCCGCGGCGTCGGCGCCAAATCACGGAGCCTGGCTGATTTGGTCCGCTCCAGAATGGGCCAGACCGTGCTGGACCGTTTGGTCAGCCCGGTGGTCGGCGGAGTGTATTCGACCAGCGCCGCGGACCTCGATCCCGAGGCCGCGGTTCCCGGTTTGCTCGCCGCGATGCGCGAGCACGGATCGTTGTCCGCCGCGGTGGCGGCGATCCGGGGCAGCTCGGGACGGGCCAAAGCCGGCTCGGCGGTCGGTGGACTGCGCGGTGGCATGTTCCAGATCGCGCAAGCGCTGCGGACCGAACTCGAAGAACTGGGGGTCGAGATCAAGCGGGAGAGCCCGGTGGGTTCGATCCGGCGTACCGGTACTGCCTGGCACCTGAGCATTCCCGGGGCGGAGCTGGAGGTGGACCGGGTGGTCGTCGCCACCGAAGCCGCGAGCGCGGTCGATTTGCTGCGCGGGATCGTTCCGGAGGCCGAGTCGTTCGAGGCCGCGCTGGGGGACAAGCTCCGCGGCGCGGCCTTGACCCTGCTGACCATCGTGGTGGATTTGCCGGAGTTGGACGCCGCGCCGCGCGGCACCGGTGTGCTGGTCTCGGAGCAGGTCAAAGAAGTCGCGGCGAAAGCGCTAACCCATGCCACGGTGAAATGGCCCTGGCTGGCGGATGAAGAGGGCCCGGGCACGCACGTGCTGCGGCTCTCCTACCGGGAGGGCACCGAAGCGGATTTGCCGCAAGCCCTCTCCGATGCCAGCGCACTGCTGGGCCAACAGGTTCGGGAAGAGGACGTCCTGGATTGGGATCGGGTGGTCTGGACCACCTCGGTTCCGGCCGCCGGAATCGGCCAGAAGGCCCGGATCGAAGCCTTCCGGGACGCCGTGCAGGGCATCGACGGCCTTGCTGTGGTGGGTGCCTGGCTGGCCGGCAACGGCCTGGTCTCGGTGATCTCGGACGCCCGGGCGCAAGCCCAGCGTCTGGCTTGA